One region of Microtus ochrogaster isolate Prairie Vole_2 unplaced genomic scaffold, MicOch1.0 UNK158, whole genome shotgun sequence genomic DNA includes:
- the LOC101991258 gene encoding olfactory receptor 6C74 — translation MKNHTTVTVFILLGLTDDLQLQVMIFVLLFLTYMLSVTGNLTIITLTLLDSHLKTPMYLFLRNFSVLEISFTTVCIPKFLISLATGDKTISYNDCVAQLFFTILLGATEFFLLAAMSYDRYVAICKPLHYMTIMSRRICNLLVFASWLSGFLIIFPPLIMGLQLDFCAANTVDHFFCDVFPILQLSCTDTHTIELMALLSAILTLLVTLVLVSLSYTHIIRTILRIPSSQQRKKAFSTCSSHMVVVSISYGSCIFMYVRPSAKERVALNKGIALLSTSVAPMLNPFIYTLRNKQVKDAFKNMTKRMEFFSMK, via the coding sequence ATGAAGAACCACACCACGGTGACTGTATTCATTCTTCTTGGATTAACAGATGATCTACAACTGCAGGTGATGATTTTTGTGCTTCTCTTTCTCACATACATGCTTAGTGTTACTGGGAATCTAACCATCATCACACTCACACTACTGGATTCTCATCTCAAGACACCCATGTATCTCTTCCTACGGAACTTCTCAGTTTTAGAAATTtcattcacaactgtctgtatcccCAAATTCCTCATTAGCCTGGCGACGGGGGATAAAACCATTTCATACAATGACTGCGTAGCACAACTCTTTTTCACTATTCTCTTAGGGGCAACTGAATTTTTCCTTCTGGCAGCCAtgtcctatgaccgctatgtggccatttgCAAACCCCTACACTACATGACCATCATGAGCAGAAGAATTTGCAACTTGCtggtctttgcttcctggctgtctGGTTTCCTGATCATTTTTCCTCCTCTCATCATGGGGCTGCAACTTGATTTCTGTGCAGCTAACACTGTAGACCATTTCTTCTGTGACGTTTTCCCTATACTTCAGCTCTCctgcacagacacgcacacaatAGAATTAATGGCACTTCTCTCTGCCATTTTGACACTCCTGGTTACGCTGGTGTTAGTGAGCCTCTCCTACACACACATCATCAGGACTATTCTGAGAATCCCATCttctcaacagagaaagaaagccttCTCTACATGTTCTTCACACATGGTTGTGGTGTCCATTTCTTATGGCAGCTGCATCTTCATGTATGTGAGGCCCTCTGCAAAGGAGAGAGTCGCTTTAAATAAAGGGATCGCTCTGCTTAGCACTTCAGTTGCACCCATGCTGAATCCCTTCATTTATACGCttagaaacaaacaagtaaaagatgCTTTTAAGAATATGACTAAAAGGATGGAGTTTTTCTCAATGAAGTGA